One genomic window of Papilio machaon chromosome 17, ilPapMach1.1, whole genome shotgun sequence includes the following:
- the LOC106716117 gene encoding uncharacterized protein LOC106716117 isoform X4, which translates to MKAIIYVLLGHCFLLTCLAELSEEKKVQFVTSFVDYLNNLPNHAFIYDDGVLLNAQKTDENNYKIEIKLKVTSIHNLEAYSYHTCSVSLEDTGGSDIHIKDDYNCEPPPPSTTTEFNVDSIVSQEKSTTTEDGIEHLPVQLDNEVQTNTAATSGEQFIAIPREKPAAPCIGCSTFVNPGAAGVEELALLGIRHLNRHDPDVKHELNSVVEVERQVQIVNGVRYILTLKVDYNNCTIDVAESCTVVKPCKISILEKPWVRLYDGSKYRGILANNCTEEWIFSDNGEVINDENKGKDIVKVPKDDLDNEGGAHKPIPDFDKIANTGSVDDILKAIHNSDVQAQPLTERTLSEGEVKKLEEQVIPYNQFSDISTLHEDEITAKPDSENFNSHSINKIESRKKYIPNSNSFTFDSEEKKINSLNSDKKKAIDDLLNFFASVDSHSNQQTERRKRNLNFVGGKLQKNINDPMYKTLAEESLAKYLQISNEDEEYEVLKVEDVSVQVVSGQLTTITFQIVKKNAHSSSPQKCTAHVWEKPWIQFKDIKVTCQYNQLNDTRRRRQIPGGALEQNPNDPKYLELANESMQKYLQTTGNSRPHKVVEVEKVKTQVVSGTLTEIHFKIMPVQSTGDVISCLSKVWEQSWLNKKDIDVKCQIGDGKWRSKRQAFGGQTERNPNDPKYLELANESMQKYLQTTGNSQPHKVVEVEKVTTQLVSGTLTEIHFKIMPVQSTGDVISCLSKVWEQSWLNKKDIDVKCQIGDGKWRSKRQAFGGQTERNPNDPKYLELANESMQKYLQTTGNSQPHKVVEVEKVTTQLVSGTLTEIHFKIMPVQSTGDVISCLSKVWEQSWLNKKDIDVKCQIGDGKWRSKRQVIAGGITEKNPNDPKYLELANESMQKYLQTTGNSRPHKVVEVERVTTQVVAGFMTRIYFKILPMQGTGDVISCLSKVWERSRQEKDIDVKCQIGDGKWRSKRQAFGGQTERNPNDPKYLELANESMQKYLQTTGNSQPHKVVEVEKVTTQLVSGTLTEIHFKIMPVQSTGDVISCLSKVWEQSWLNKKDIDVKCQIGDGKWRSKRQAFGGQTERNPNDPKYLELANESMQKYLQTTGNSQPHKVVEVEKVTTQLVSGTLTEIHFKIMPVQSTGDVISCLSKVWEQSWLNKKDIDVKCQIGDGKWRSKRQVIAGGITEKNPNDPKYLELANESMQKYLQTTGNSRPHKVVEVERVTTQVVAGFMTRIYFKILPMQGTGDVISCLSKVWERSRQEKDIDVKCQIGDGKWRSKRQAFGGQTERNPNDPKYLELANESMQKYLQTTGNSQPHKVVEVEKVTTQLVSGTLTEIHFKIMPVQSTGDVISCLSKVWEQSWLNKKDIDVKCQIGDGKWRSKRQAFGGQTERNPNDPKYLELANESMQKYLQTTGNSQPHKVVEVEKVTTQLVSGTLTEIHFKIMPVQSTGDVISCLSKVWEQSWLNKKDIDVKCQIGDGKWRSKRQVIAGGITEKNPNDPKYLELANESMQKYLQTTGNSRPHKVVEVERVTTQVVAGFMTRIYFKILPMQGTGDVISCLSKVWERSRQEKDIDVKCQIGDGKWRSKRQAFGGQTERNPNDPKYLELANESMQKYLQTTGNSQPHKVVEVEKVTTQLVSGTLTEIHFKIMPVQSTGDVISCLSKVWEQSWLNKKDIDVKCQIGDGKWRSKRHAFGGQTERNPNDPKYLELANESMQKYLQTTGNSQPHKVVEVEKVTTQLVSGTLTEIHFKIMPVQSTGDVISCLSKVWEQSWLNKKDIDVKCQIGDGKWRSKRQVIAGGITEKNPNDPKYLELANESMQKYLQTTGNSRPHKVVEVERVTTQVVAGFMTRIYFKILPMQGTGDVISCLSKVWERSRQEKDIDVKCQIGDGKWRSKRQAFGGQTERNPNDPKYLELANESMQKYLQTTGNSQPHKVVEVEKVTTQLVSGTLTEIHFKIMPVQSTGDVISCLSKVWEQSWLNRKDIDVKCQIGDGKWRSKRQVIAGGITEKNPNDPKYLELANESMQKYLQTTGNSRPHKVVEVERVTTQVVAGFMTRIYFKILPMQGTGDVISCLSKVWERSRQEKDIDVNCQVGDGKWRLKRQVIAGGITEKNPNGSQYLDLAGKNQLNHNKKKHSGLGTKKSDRIIVEKLVRESLEKLEKSSAHKHKQRVYQIINYSSKKPSEPTSIYFDVGYTTCLKFEIVNDITQCKFLNDTPLRHCVSQVWERPWLKDGKDIEVNCEERSIEEMNSENAMLLAASALKHIEAKYSHPRRQKVVKLISFGKQLIAGVHYRMTIEVGPTNCLALSSKQKCTLVDNMGPNKICHVNVWPRPSVDRLLNIRVVCDHKTGSNFTLRNQEARVLFNDFLDTYKPAYASNETEKLRRFEIFRNNVKMIHALNIGDAGTARYGVTKFADLTHEEFKTQFLGLKPSLRNQNQIPMTKAVIPEVNLPGAFDWRQRGAVTPVKDQGSCGSCWAFSVTGNVEGQWQLKTGNLLSLSEQELVDCDKLDDGCNGGYMDNAYRAIEQMGGLELEDDYPYAGKAHDRCSYNKTLSRVTISGAVNISNNETDMAKWLVKNGPISIGINANAMQFYMGGVSHPWRMLCSPDNLDHGVLIVGYGVSDYPLFHKRLPYWIVKNSWGPSWGERGYYRVYRGDGTCGVNMMASSAVV; encoded by the exons ATGAAGGCAATTATTTACGTTTTATTAGGCCACTGCTTTCTTCTAACTTGTTTGGCAGAGTTGAGTGAGGAGAAAAAAGTACAATTTGTAACAAGTTTCgttgattatttaaacaatttacctAATCATGCCTTCATATATGATGACGGTGTCCTATTGAACGCGCAAAAAACT GATGAAAACAACTACaagattgaaataaaacttaaagttaCTAGTATTCATAATCTTGAAGCATACTCTTATCATACATGTTCTGTCTCTTTGGAAGACACCGGAGGTAGTGATATCCACATAAAAGATGATTACAATTGCGAACCACCACCACCTTCAACTACTACGGAGTTTAATGTGGATAGCATAGTGTCTCAAGAAAAAAGCACAACAACAGAAGATGGTATAGAACACCTGCCCGTGCAACTTGATAATGAAGTGCAAACTAATACTGCG GCCACCTCTGGAGAACAGTTCATCGCAATACCAAGGGAGAAGCCTGCTGCACCATGTATCGGATGTTCCACCTTCGTGAATCCCGGAGCTGCGGGCGTCGAGGAGTTGGCTTTGCTGGGTATCCGGCACCTCAACAGGCACGACCCCGATGTCAAGCATGAGTTGAATTCAGTCGTTGAAGTGGAAAGGCAGGTTCAG ATTGTAAACGGTGTAAGATACATTCTAACGCTAAAAGTTGATTATAACAATTGTACTATCGATGTGGCAGAAAGTTGTACAGTTGTAAAACCTTgcaaaataagtattttagaaAAGCCGTGGGTCAGGTTATACGATGGTTCAAAATATAGAGGGATTTTAGCTAATAATTGTACAGAAGAATGGATATTTAGCGACAACGGTGAAGTTATAAACGACGAAAATAAAGGCAAAGATATTGTAAAAGTACCAAAAGATGATCTAGATAACGAAGGTGGCGCACATAAACCTATTCCtgattttgacaaaattgcGAACACAGGCTCGGTAGATGATATACTTAAAGCTATACATAATTCCGACGTACAAGCTCAACCGTTAACAGAGAGAACCTTATCGGAGGGAGAAGTGAAAAAGTTAGAAGAACAAGTTATACCTTACAATCAGTTTTCGGATATATCAACGTTACATGAAGATGAAATAACCGCAAAACCTGATTCAGAAAACTTTAATTCCCACTCgatcaataaaattgaatccagaaaaaaatatataccaaaTTCTAATTCTTTTACGTTTGATAGcgaagagaaaaaaattaattccttAAACAGTGATAAGAAAAAAGCTATCGatgatttacttaatttttttgcatCTGTTGATTCACATTCAAATCAACAAACAGAGAGAAGAAAaaggaatttaaattttgttggtggaaagctacaaaaaaacattaatgatCCAATGTACAAAACATTAGCAGAAGAATCAttagcaaaatatttacaaatatcaaATGAAGACGAAGAATATGAAGTATTAAAAGTTGAAGATGTTAGTGTCCAAGTTGTGTCTGGACAACTTACTacaataacatttcaaatagtaaaaaagaATGCACATTCTTCATCTCCACAGAAATGTACTGCACATGTTTGGGAAAAGCCTTGGAtacaatttaaagatataaaagtaaCCTGTCAATATAATCAATTGAATGATACGAGACGTAGAAGACAAATACCAGGTGGTGCGTTAGAGCAAAATCCGAATGATCCCAAATATTTGGAATTAGCTAACGAATCTatgcaaaagtatttacaAACTACGGGCAATTCAAGGCCCCACAAAGTGGTCGAAGTTGAAAAGGTTAAGACTCAAGTTGTGTCTGGTACGTTGACGGAAATTCATTTTAAGATTATGCCAGTGCAAAGCACGGGTGATGTCATAAGCTGTCTTTCCAAGGTGTGGGAACAAAGCTGGCTTAACAAAAAAGATATAGACGTCAAATGCCAAATTGGTGATGGTAAATGGCGATCGAAGAGGCAAGCTTTCGGTGGACAGACCGAGCGAAATCCGAATGACCCCAAATATTTGGAATTAGCTAACGAATCTatgcaaaagtatttacaAACTACGGGCAATTCACAGCCCCACAAAGTCGTCGAAGTTGAAAAAGTTACGACACAACTTGTTTCTGGTACGTTGACGGAAATTCATTTTAAGATTATGCCAGTGCAAAGCACGGGTGACGTCATAAGCTGTCTTTCCAAGGTGTGGGAACAAAGCTGGCTTAACAAAAAAGATATAGACGTCAAATGCCAAATTGGCGATGGTAAATGGCGATCGAAGAGGCAAGCTTTCGGTGGACAGACCGAGCGAAATCCGAATGACCCCAAATATTTGGAATTAGCTAACGAATCTatgcaaaagtatttacaAACTACGGGCAATTCACAGCCCCACAAAGTCGTCGAAGTTGAAAAAGTTACGACACAACTTGTTTCTGGTACGTTGACGGAAATTCATTTTAAGATTATGCCAGTGCAAAGCACGGGTGATGTCATAAGCTGTCTTTCCAAGGTGTGGGAACAAAGCTGGCTTAACAAAAAAGATATAGACGTCAAATGCCAAATTGGCGATGGTAAATGGAGGTCAAAGCGGCAAGTAATTGCGGGCGgaataactgaaaaaaatcCAAATGACCCCAAATATTTGGAATTAGCTAACGAATCTATGcagaaatatttgcaaactACGGGCAATTCACGGCCCCACAAAGTCGTCGAAGTTGAGAGAGTTACTACTCAAGTTGTTGCTGGTTTTATGACGagaatctattttaaaattttgccaATGCAAGGCACAGGCGACGTCATAAGCTGTCTATCCAAGGTATGGGAACGAAGTCGACAGGAAAAAGACATAGACGTCAAATGCCAAATTGGTGATG GTAAATGGCGATCGAAGAGGCAAGCTTTCGGTGGACAGACCGAGCGAAATCCGAATGACCCCAAATATTTGGAATTAGCTAACGAATCTatgcaaaagtatttacaAACTACGGGCAATTCACAGCCCCACAAAGTCGTCGAAGTTGAAAAAGTTACGACACAACTTGTTTCTGGTACGTTGACGGAAATTCATTTTAAGATTATGCCAGTGCAAAGCACGGGTGACGTCATAAGCTGTCTTTCCAAGGTGTGGGAACAAAGCTGGCTTAACAAAAAAGATATAGACGTCAAATGCCAAATTGGCGATGGTAAATGGCGATCGAAGAGGCAAGCTTTCGGTGGACAGACCGAGCGAAATCCGAATGACCCCAAATATTTGGAATTAGCTAACGAATCTatgcaaaagtatttacaAACTACGGGCAATTCACAGCCCCACAAAGTCGTCGAAGTTGAAAAAGTTACGACACAACTTGTTTCTGGTACGTTGACGGAAATTCATTTTAAGATTATGCCAGTGCAAAGCACGGGTGATGTCATAAGCTGTCTTTCCAAGGTGTGGGAACAAAGCTGGCTTAACAAAAAAGATATAGACGTCAAATGCCAAATTGGCGATGGTAAATGGAGGTCAAAGCGGCAAGTAATTGCGGGCGgaataactgaaaaaaatcCAAATGACCCCAAATATTTGGAATTAGCTAACGAATCTATGcagaaatatttgcaaactACGGGCAATTCACGGCCCCACAAAGTCGTCGAAGTTGAGAGAGTTACTACTCAAGTTGTTGCTGGTTTTATGACGagaatctattttaaaattttgccaATGCAAGGCACAGGCGACGTCATAAGCTGTCTATCCAAGGTATGGGAACGAAGTCGACAGGAAAAAGACATAGACGTCAAATGCCAAATTGGTGATGGTAAATGGCGATCGAAGAGGCAAGCTTTCGGTGGACAGACCGAGCGAAATCCGAATGACCCCAAATATTTGGAATTAGCTAACGAATCTatgcaaaagtatttacaAACTACGGGCAATTCACAGCCCCACAAAGTCGTCGAAGTTGAAAAAGTTACGACACAACTCGTTTCTGGTACGTTGACGGAAATTCATTTTAAGATTATGCCAGTGCAAAGCACGGGTGACGTCATAAGCTGTCTTTCCAAGGTGTGGGAACAAAGCTGGCTTAACAAAAAAGATATAGACGTCAAATGCCAAATTGGCGATGGTAAATGGCGATCGAAGAGGCAAGCTTTCGGTGGACAGACCGAGCGAAATCCGAATGACCCCAAATATTTGGAATTAGCTAACGAATCTatgcaaaagtatttacaAACTACGGGCAATTCACAGCCCCACAAAGTCGTCGAAGTTGAAAAAGTTACGACACAACTTGTTTCTGGTACGTTGACGGAAATTCATTTTAAGATTATGCCAGTGCAAAGCACGGGTGACGTCATAAGCTGTCTTTCCAAGGTGTGGGAACAAAGCTGGCTTAACAAAAAAGATATAGACGTCAAATGCCAAATTGGCGATGGTAAATGGAGGTCAAAGCGGCAAGTAATTGCGGGCGgaataactgaaaaaaatcCAAATGACCCCAAATATTTGGAATTAGCTAACGAGTCTATGcagaaatatttgcaaactACGGGAAATTCACGGCCCCACAAAGTCGTCGAAGTTGAGAGAGTTACTACTCAAGTTGTTGCTGGTTTTATGACGagaatctattttaaaattttgccaATGCAAGGCACAGGCGACGTCATAAGCTGTCTATCCAAGGTATGGGAACGAAGTCGACAGGAAAAAGACATAGACGTCAAATGCCAAATTGGTGATGGTAAATGGCGATCGAAGAGGCAAGCTTTCGGTGGACAGACCGAGCGAAATCCGAATGACCCCAAATATTTGGAATTAGCTAACGAATCTatgcaaaagtatttacaAACTACGGGCAATTCACAGCCCCACAAAGTCGTCGAAGTTGAAAAAGTTACGACACAACTCGTTTCTGGTACGTTGACGGAAATTCATTTTAAGATTATGCCAGTGCAAAGCACAGGTGATGTCATAAGCTGTCTTTCCAAGGTGTGGGAACAAAGCTGGCTTAACAAAAAAGATATAGACGTCAAATGCCAAATTGGTGATGGTAAATGGCGATCGAAGAGGCATGCTTTCGGTGGACAGACCGAGCGAAATCCGAATGACCCCAAATATTTGGAATTAGCTAACGAATCTatgcaaaagtatttacaAACTACGGGCAATTCACAGCCCCACAAAGTCGTCGAAGTTGAAAAAGTTACGACACAACTTGTTTCTGGTACGTTAACGGAAATTCATTTTAAGATTATGCCAGTGCAAAGCACGGGTGACGTCATAAGCTGTCTTTCCAAGGTGTGGGAACAAAGCTGGCTTAACAAAAAAGATATAGACGTCAAATGCCAAATTGGCGATGGTAAATGGAGGTCAAAGAGGCAAGTAATTGCGGGCGgaataactgaaaaaaatcCAAATGACCCCAAATATTTGGAATTAGCTAACGAATCTATGcagaaatatttgcaaactACGGGCAATTCACGGCCCCACAAAGTCGTCGAAGTTGAGAGAGTTACTACTCAAGTTGTTGCTGGTTTTATGACGagaatctattttaaaattttgccaATGCAAGGCACAGGCGACGTCATAAGCTGTCTATCCAAGGTATGGGAACGAAGTCGACAGGAAAAAGACATAGACGTCAAATGCCAAATTGGTGATGGTAAATGGCGATCGAAGAGGCAAGCTTTCGGTGGACAGACCGAGCGAAATCCGAATGACCCCAAATATTTGGAATTAGCTAACGAATCTatgcaaaagtatttacaAACTACGGGCAATTCACAGCCCCACAAAGTCGTCGAAGTTGAAAAAGTTACGACACAACTTGTTTCTGGTACGTTGACGGAAATTCATTTTAAGATTATGCCAGTGCAAAGCACGGGTGATGTCATAAGCTGTCTTTCCAAGGTGTGGGAACAAAGCTGGCTTAACAGAAAAGATATAGACGTCAAATGCCAAATTGGCGACGGTAAATGGAGGTCAAAGCGGCAAGTAATTGCGGGCGgaataactgaaaaaaatcCGAATGACCCCAAATATTTGGAATTAGCTAACGAATCTATGcagaaatatttgcaaactACGGGCAATTCACGGCCCCACAAAGTCGTCGAAGTTGAGAGAGTTACTACTCAAGTTGTTGCTGGTTTTATGACGagaatctattttaaaattttgccaATGCAAGGCACAGGCGACGTCATAAGCTGTCTATCTAAGGTATGGGAACGAAGTCGACAGGAAAAAGACATAGACGTCAATTGCCAAGTTGGCGATGGTAAATGGAGGTTAAAGCGGCAAGTAATTGCGGGCGgaataactgaaaaaaatcCGAATGGCTCTCAATATTTAGATCTGGCAGGGAAAAATCAATTAAAccataataaaaagaaacattctGGGTTGGGTACTAAAAAGTCTGATAGAATAATAGTGGAAAAACTGGTACGTGAGTCTTTAGAGAAGCTTGAAAAGTCATCTGCTCATAAGCATAAACAAAGggtatatcaaataataaactattcTAGTAAAAAACCATCTGAGCCGACGTCAATTTATTTCGACGTGGGTTACACGACATGCTTGAAATTCGAAATAGTAAATGATATAACACAgtgtaagtttttaaatgatacACCATTACGACATTGTGTATCACAAGTTTGGGAAAGACCATGGTTAAAAGATGGCAAAGATATTGAGGTGAATTGTGAAGAGCGATCAATAGAAGAAATGAATTCTGAAAACGCAATGCTATTAGCTGCTTCTGCGTTAAAACACATCGAAGCCAAGTACTCCCACCCACGACGACAAAAAGTTGTGAAGCTAATCTCGTTTGGAAAACAACTAATCGCGGGTGTCCATTATAGAATGACAATTGAAGTGGGTCCTACAAATTGTTTGGCCCTAAGTTCTAAGCAAAAGTGTACGCTGGTCGATAATATGGGACCGAATAAGATTTGTCATGTGAATGTATGGCCTCGACCGTCTGTTGACCGGTTATTAAATATCCGTGTTGTTTGCGACCATAAAACAGGTAGCAACTTTACACTTCGAAATCAAGAGGCCCGCGTTCTTTTTAATGACTTTCTTGATACCTACAAACCGGCGTATGCGAGCAATGAGACTGAAAAGTTGAGgagatttgaaatatttagaaaCAACGTAAAAATGATCCATGCATTGAACATAGGGGATGCAGGTACGGCTAGGTATGGTGTTACTAAATTCGCTGACTTAACCCACGAAGAATTCAAGACACAATTTTTGGGTTTGAAGCCGAGTCTACGTAATCAGAATCAGATACCGATGACGAAAGCGGTTATACCAGAAGTGAATTTGCCCGGTGCGTTTGACTGGCGGCAGCGCGGTGCCGTTACCCCTGTCAAGGATCAGGGCAGCTGTGGAAGCTGCTGGGCTTTCAGTGTTACAG GTAACGTTGAGGGACAGTGGCAGTTAAAGACTGGCAACCTGCTATCACTAAGCGAACAAGAGCTAGTAGATTGCGATAAATTGGATGATGGTTGCAACGGTGGTTACATGGACAATGCTTACAG AGCTATTGAGCAAATGGGTGGGCTTGAGTTGGAAGACGACTATCCTTACGCAGGCAAAGCTCACGATAGGTGCAGTTACAACAAGACGTTGTCTCGAGTGACCATCAGCGGCGCGGTCAACATCAGCAACAACGAGACAGACATGGCCAAGTGGTTGGTCAAAAATGGACCCATATCTATTG GTATAAACGCGAACGCGATGCAGTTCTACATGGGCGGGGTGTCTCACCCTTGGCGCATGCTGTGCAGCCCCGACAACCTCGACCACGGCGTACTCATCGTCGGCTATGGAGTCTCTG